The genomic DNA AAGCAAAGCGGCGGACCGAAGTCCGCCGCTTTATCCGCCTGGCTGTACCCGCATCAGTCCAGGAAATCGCAGTGCTTCTCGACGTAGTGGGCGAGATCGAGTGAATGCTGCCGCACCAGCCGCTCCGCCAGTTCGGTGTCCCGCTTCTCCAGCGCCTCGATGATGCGCAGGTGGTCCACGATGGACCGTGCCGCGCGATCACTCTGCGAAATGGTCATCTTCCGGATCGCGCGCACGTGGATAAAGATGTTGCGGATCGTGTCCATGATGATCTGCGACTTCGACAGCTTCACGATCGCCTGGTGGAACGCGATATTGGCGTCGGAATACTCTTCGATGTGCTCGGCCGGAGTCGAGTCGCGGAAGCTGTCGAACATGCGGCGCAGCTGCGCGATCTCGGCATCGCTGGCATTCTCGGTGGCCAGCCGGGCCGCCATGCTTTCGAGCGCGGCCCACATCTGGATCATCTCGACGATCTCGCGCTTGGTCTTGCGCATGATGTAGATGCCGCGCCGCGGCACGGTGCGCAGGAAGCCTTCCTGCTCCAGCAGCGTCATGGCCTCGCGGATCGGCGTGCGGCTGACGCCCATGGCCTCGCTCAGCACCCGCTCATCCAGCCGGATCTCGTCGCGCGACTGGTAGATGTCGGCGTCGGCGATGGCCTGGCGCAGCATGGCGTAGGCCTGGTCGCGCAGGCTGGCGCCGGCGTTGATTGGTTGTACCGACAGTGACAGCCCGTTGGGCTGGACGATGGATTGGCTTTGCGCAGACATGGATGTGCTCGTGTGAGACCGGCGGCCGGGCGGCCGGAATGGCGCTCTCCGCATTGCTGCACAGCTTAGCAAAAACGCCTGACCCATTATGAAAACGCATCAAACGATGCGCGGTCCACATGCATCGGCACAAAAGCGGTGCGCGGCCTGTCGTATATGGTATATCACAATCGCCCTGCCTTCCGGTTTCGCGAGCCGGGCACGCCTCACCGGCGCGTGCCAGGCTCGCGCCTGGGAGAACGCCCGACCCGCGTCCCCCGGTTCCACTCAGGCGGCAAGCTTCGCCATCGCGTCGCGCTGCTTGATCAGCCCGAGCACGGCATCGCACATCGGCGTTGGCTCGCCCACCAGCCGCCCCATTTCCTGCACCACCGTCAACAGCGGGTCGATCTCCATGGCCCGCCCTGCCTCCAGGTCCTGCAGCATCGAGGTCTTGTGCGCGCCCACGGCGCCGGCGCCGTCGATGCGCCGCTCCACGTCGACCCGGAATTTCACCCCGAAACGCTCGGCGATGCCCTGCGCCTCCACCATCATCTGGCGCGACAGCGCGCGCGTGGCGGGGTCTGCAGTAATGACGTCGAGCGTGGCGTGGGTCAGCGCGCTGATCGGGTTGAAGCACAGGTTGCCCCACAGCTTGAGCCAGATCTCGTCGCGGATGTTGTCGCGCACCGGCGCGTCGAGGTCGGCGGCCATCATCATCTCGCTGAGCGCGGTCACGCGCGCGGAGCGGCTGCCGTCCGGCTCGCCCAGCGGAAACTTCTTGCCGTAGACATGCTTGATCACGCCCGGCGCGACGATCTCGGCGGCCGGATAGACCACGCAGCCGATCGCCCGCTCCGGCCCCAGGCGTTGCCACTGGCGCCCGCCCGGATCGACGCTTTCCAGCGTCTGGCCGGCCAGCTCGCCGCCGTGCTTGTAGAAGTACCAGTAAGGAATGCCGTTGACGCCGGTTACGATCGCGGTGTCGGGTCCCAGCAGCGGCTGCATCTGGTCCACCACCCCGGGAACCGAATGCGCCTTGAGGGTGATGAACACATAGTCCTGGTGACCGAGTTCCCGCGGATCGCTGGTGCAGCGCACCTTCGCCACCCGCTCCTCGCCATCGATCAGCAGCTTGACGCCGTGCTCCTGCATCGCCGCGAGATGGGGTCCGCGCGCGACGAAACTGACCTCGGCCCCCGCCCGCGCCAGTTGCGCCCCGACATAGCCGCCGATGGCACCGGCGCCGTAGATACAGACTTTCATAGTGCTGCCTCCTTGATGGCTCGATTGAATCTTTTGATATATCACATACTATATTCCATAAAGTCGCATGGCAACCCGCATTCTTTTTTCGTTCCGCGCGCGGGCAAGCGGCGCTGCGCTAACATGAAGCCTGCATGCGCCTCGGGCGGGTCACCGCCGCACCCTCCAATCAATGCGGAGCCTTCATGGAAGCGACGTTGGCATTGCTGCAGGATCCCGCCGCCTGGGCGGCGCTGGCCACGCTGGTGGCGATGGAAATCGTGCTGGGGATCGACAACCTGATCTTCATCTCGATCCTGACCAACAAGCTGCCCGCGGAGATGCGGGAGAAGGCCCGCAAGATTGGCATCAGCCTGGCGCTGCTGCTGCGCCTCGGCCTGCTGGCGACCATCGCCTTCATCGTCACGCTGACCCAGCCGCTCTTCACCGTGCTGGGCCATGGCCTGTCGTGGCGCGACCTGATCCTGATCGCGGGCGGCGGCTTCCTGGTGTGGAAGGCCACGCGCGAAATCCATCACCACGTCACCGCCGCCGAGGAGGGCGAGGAAGGCGGCACGGCCAAGGCGGTGCACAGCTTTGCCGCGGCCATCGGCCAGATCTTGGTGCTGGACCTGGTGTTTTCGATCGACAGCATCATCACCGCGGTCGGCATGACCGAACACGTGCAGATCATGTTCGTGGCCGTGATCGCGGCGGTGATGGCGATGCTGTTCGCGGCCACGCCGCTGGCCAACTTCATCAACCGCAACCCGACCATCGTGATGCTGGCGCTGGCCTTCCTGATGATGATCGGCATGACGCTGATCGCCGAAGGCCTCGGCACCCACGTGCCCAAGGGCTACATCTATACGGCGATGGCGTTCTCGGCCTCGGTCGAGGGGCTGAACATGCTGGCACGGCAACGGCGCCGGCAGCGCCGCGCCAGGCGCGAGGCAAGCGAGGTGCGATGAGGCGCTGGCGCCACCTGCTGTAACAGAGGGTGTCCGAACTTTTCCGCGGCGCCGGCGTCTTTACAGTTCTGCACAATCCCGGACAATAAAAGGACGCTTTCACCACATGATGAATCGCCGAACCCTGCTGGTCTCCGCCACCGCCTCTGCCGCGCTTGCCGCCCTCGGCATTACCCCATCGGTGCTGGCAGCCAGCCGGATCAAGCTAGGCGAGGCCCAGCCGTTCGGCTTCGACGCCCTGATCGAGCGCGCCCGCGCCCTGGCCGGCAAGCCTTACGCGCCGCCGCCCGCGCCGCCCGCGGAGGTGTTGTCCCGCATCGACTACGACGCCCACGGCAAGATCCGCTTCCGCACCGACGACGCGCTCTTTGCCAACGGCCCCGGCCAGTTCCCGGTCACGTTCTTCCACCTCGGCACCTACTTCCGCACCCCGGTGCGCATGCATGTGATCGAGCGCGCCAAGGGCGGCACCGGCAAGGCCCGCGAGATCGTCTATGACGATGCCTACTTCGACATGCCGGCCGACAGCCCCGCGCACAAGTTGCCGGCGGGCAGCGGCTTTGCCGGCTTCCGCTTCCAGGAAAGCCGCCTGGGCGACCAGAAAACCCGCGACTGGCGCAAGAACGACTGGGTCGCCTTCCTCGGCGCCTCCTATTTCCGCGCCATCGGCGAGCTGTACCAGTACGGCCTGTCCGCGCGCGGCATCGCCATCGACGTGGCCGAAGCGGGCAAGCAGGAAGAATTTCCCGCCTTCACCCACTTCTGGTTCGAAACCCCCGAAGGCAACAGCGACACCGTCACGGTCTACGCACTGCTGGATGGGCCGAGCATCTCCGGCGCCTACCGCTTCGTCATGCAGCGCGCCAAGGCCGTGATCATGGATGTCGAGTGCGTGCTGTTCCTGCGCAAGGACGTGGCGCGGCTGGGGCTGGCGCCGCTGACCTCGATGTACTGGTTCTCCGAAAGCATCAAGGGCACCGCTGTCGACTGGCGCCCCGAAGTGCACGACTCCGACGGCCTGGCGCTGTGGAACGGCGCCGGCGAGCATATCTGGCGCCCGCTGAACAACCCGCCACAGACCACGGCATCGGCCTTCTCCGATGACAACCCGAAGGGCTTCGGGCTGCTGCAGCGCGACCGCCTGTTCGACCACTACCAGGACGGCGTCAACTACGAGCGCCGTCCGAGCCTTTGGGTCGAGCCGCGCGATGGCTGGGGCGCCGGCTCGGTGCAGCTGGTGGAGCTGCGCACCGACGACGAGATCCACGACAACATCGTCGCGATGTGGGTGCCCAGGGCGCCGGCCAAGGCCGGCAACACCTATCGCCTGCGCTACCGGCTGCACTGGGCCGCCGACCAGCCCTACCCGTCGCCGCTGGCGCGCTGCGTGGCTACGCGCCTGGGCAACGGCGGCCAGCCCGGCCAGCCGCGGCCCAAAGGCGTGCGCAAGTTCATGGTCGAGTTCAAGGGCGCGCCGCTCGAGAAACTGCCCTTCGGCGTCAAGCCAGAAGCCGTGCTGACCGCTTCGCGCGGCACCTTTTCCTATGTCTTCACCGAAGCCGTGCCCAATGGCGTGGCGGGGCACTGGCGGGCCCAGTTCGACCTGACTACCGAGGGGGCCCAGCCGGTCGACCTGCGGCTGTTCCTGCGCCTGAACGGCAAGCCGCTGTCGGAAACCTGGCTGTACCAGTACCACCCGTTCCAGTCGCCGGCGGGCTGACGCGCCCGGCCGGGCGGGGCCGGCACCGGGCCAGCCCCTTTACACCTTATTGCGACACCGTGATGTCGGGCGGGCGCGAGCGGGTATGATGGCTGGCTACGACAGTTCCACTGCATCCGCCAGCCTCACATGATTTCTCAAGAGTTCGCCGGCGCCGCCGAGAGCGGCCAGGCTGCATCGCTCCCGCGCTCGGAGCGCGCCTACCAGCAGTTGCGCGCCGCCATCCAGGCCGGCCAGCTTTCCCCCGGCACCCGGCTGCGCGAGGTCGAACTGGCCGAATCGCTGGGGTTGTCGCGCACGCCAGTGCGGGAAGCGCTGTCGCGGCTGGAGTCGGAAGGGCTGGTCGTCAACGAGCCCAACCGCGGCATGATGGTGACGCAGCTCGATGCCAGCATGGTCAGCGAGCTGTACGTGATGCGCGAAGTGCTGGAAGGCACCGCCGCCGCGCTCGCCGCGCGCCACGCCACCGACGTCGAGATCTCGCTGCTGCGCGATATCGTCGAGCGCGACCTCGCCATCGCCGACGATCCCGACCGGCTCGCGCTGAACAACCGGCTGTTCCATGAAACCCTGCACCGCTGCGCCCACAACCGCTACCTGCTGAAGACGCTGCGCTCGCTGCACGAATCCATGGCGCTGCTCGGACGCACCACGCTGGCGGTGCCGGGGCGCGCGCGCAGTTCGTACGAAGAACACATCTCGCTGGTGGAAGCGCTGGAACAGCGCGATCCGACGCTGGCCGAGCAGATCGCGCGCCGGCATATCCAGCAGGCCTACAAGGTGCGGTTGTCGTTGTGGATCCAGGAGCAGTCGGGCAGCTGAGGCCCGTGCCCGCGCGGCGCCGTCAGGCCGCCTGGGTCCGCGCCGCGCGCAGCGTGCCCAGGCTCAGCACGAGCAGCGCCGCCAGGATCAGCACCACCGCGCCCAGCGTCTGCGGCGCGATCTGTTCGCCGCCCAGCCATGCGCCCATGGCCAGCGCCACCGGCGGGTTGACGTAGACATAGCTCGCCGCCAGGGTCTGGCTGACCGTCGAGACCAGGTACATGTAAGCGGAGAACGCCACCAGCGATCCCGCCACCACCAGGTAGGCCCAGGCCCAGCCGGCCTGCGCGCCGACGGAAGACGGCCACGGCTCCTGCCGCAGCATCGACAGCACCATCAGCACGGCGCCGCCGATCACCATCTCGGCGGCAAACGCCGCCGCCCCGGGCGGCAGGTCCAGCCGGCGCGCCAGCTGCGAGCCGAACGACCAGCTCGCCACCGCCAGCAGCAGCGCCACCACGCCGCCGGTGCTGACCTGGAACTCGGCGCCCGCGGTCAGCACCAGGATGCCGGCGCTGCCGATGGCGATCGCCACATACTCATACCACTTCGGCCGGTTGCCGAAGCACGCGCCCCAGATCAGCGCAAAGATCGGCATCGACCCGATCATCACCGTGGTGGCGCCAGAGGAAATGGTCTGCTCCGCAATCGCCGTGAGACCCATGCCGCCCACCAGCAGAAACAACGCCGGCACCGCGCAATGGCAAAACTGCCGCGCCGACGGCATTGGCGTACCGCGCCAGGCCAACCACGCGGCCAGCAACAGGCCCGCGCACAGGAAGCGCGTGCCCATCATGAACAGCGGCGGAAAACTCTCGAGCGTAAAGCGGATCGCCAGGTAGGTCGTGCCCCAGACCACATAGGTGATCAGCAGGCACAGCAGGACAAGCGGGGACATGGGGCGGAGGGGGTTCGGCAAAGGCATTCACGATAGCCTTGTCCGCAGCCGCGGCAAAACGAAAAGCGCTGGCAAGCCTTGTGAGAGTTACTCACAAGGCACTCCAGCGCGGAGGCAAAACAAAACCGGCCGCGTTCACCCGGGGCGGGCGCACGTATGGCCGGTTCTTTAACGCAGCCCGGACGGGCCGCAACTGCCGTACTGCTGTGCCAGCGCTTAGCCGTTGGCGTAGACCACCTTGGCCTTGCGGGCCTGGCTTTGCAGGCGCTCGATCACCGACTGCACGGCGGCGATGGCGCGCTTCACGTCGTGGGCGAAGCCCAGGCTTTGCGCACCGAGTTCGCGCTCGATGAGTTGGCGTTCCAGTTGATCGGTCAGCTTGGTATCGGATTGGGTGTTCATGGCGTCCTTCCTTTCGGGATTACCCTTATGGGGTTTTCCCTGATTGTAGCAGAAGGATTGTCGCAATGCAGCATTAGGTGAAAGTACGTAGGCAGGAAGGTCACATATCCGAGCAACGCGATCATTGGATGTCGCATCAGCCTCTCGTGCCCAAGCTGGAGTCGAGCTGCGGGGAACAATGCCCGGTTTCTCACCGCTGAATCCCCGTGCCCTCCACTCCAGCATTGAAACGGCAAACCGGCCACTGTCTCTCGTCCACGAGCCGTTTGGTAATCGCGAGAAGACATCGCCATACCGTTGTCACGGCCAGCGACGCGGGGAGTGTTGCCGCCCGGCAAAGGTACACCTGTCGCGTGACGCCGGAACCCATACGCCAGATGAACCTGAAGCCGACTTTCCGCTTCTTGCTGATGCGGTTGCCCAGGGATTGGGGATTGGACTGCTTCCCGCCTATGTATCCCGCTGCGCCAGCTACCATGCTTTGCAGCCCGTACTGCCAGACTTTCGCATTCAGGCCGATCCGCAGTCGCTATACATCATGACATTGCCTAGCCGCTACCCCTCACCGGCAACACGTACGCTGATCGAGTTCCTGCGCGAGCGCATTGGCTTGCTGATCCGTGGGCCGCAACCCGCGGTACCGACATGACACACTGTCAGGCCAGGCGCAGCGCCAGCGCGTAGTACGACGCGCCGTCCTCGCTGCGGTTCAGCGTCGCGCGCACCGTCACCGCCAGCCCGCTTCCGTCGCCCCGTTTCAGCTCGGCAGAAAACTCGGCCTTCGGCCGCGCGGGCGTGATCCTGCGCAGGCGCGCGCCGGCGTCGGCGAACCGGCCGGCCAGCCCCTCGCCCAGCAGCGCGCCGGCATCGCAGCCGACCATCGTCGCCAGCGCCGCGTTCACTGACTCGCAGCGCAGCGCTCCGTCCAGCAAGGCGATGCCTTCCGAGGTCAACTCGAACACCGCCTGGAACCGCGCCTGCTGGTCGCGCAGCGACTGCTCGGCGAGCTTGCGCGCGGTGTTGTCCATGCTGATGCCGACGATCTTGACGATGCGCCCGTCCAGTTCCCGCACCGGCGTGGCGCGGGACGAAATCCAGCGGATGCTGCCGTCCGGCTGGTACAGGCGGAAGTCGAATTCGTGCGCGTGGCCGGTCTGTAGCGATTCCTCGTAGGCGGCGTTCATCATGGGCACGTCGTCGGCATGCACGTGCTTCCAGAAGCTTTCGTTGCTGACGATGCGCCAGCCGTACACCGCCTCGACGTTGGACGAGTAGGTCACGTCGTCGGTGATCAGGTTCCATTCCCACGTGACGATGCGCGCGCCCTCCTGCGCCAGCTTCATGCGCGCCTCGCTCTCCATGATCTCGGCGGTGTAGCGTCGGCGCATGTCGGTCATGGGGATTTCCACCGCGCTCGAGGTTTCCGCCTCCTGCCGCGCCTGCTCGCCGTAGCGCAGCCAGATCCAGTTGACGCCGAGGAACGCCGCCAGCTTGCGCAGCTTCTCGTAGTCGATCTCGCCGCCCCGGGTCCATTTGTGGACCGCCGGGCGCGACACCTCGAGCGCGTTGGCGACCGCCTGCAGCGTGAGCTTCTTGTGTTCGAGCAGTTCCTTGAGGCGGAATGCAAAGCTGTTTTCTGTCATGTGCTGGATTCCCCGGTGGCATCGCCGAGATGCCGCATGAAAAACTCGACGCAGGCGCGCAGCCGTGCGGAGCCGGAAAGGCGCGAAGGATACACCGCCCAGATATCGGCGTCCTGGCGATAGTGGGGCAGCACCTGCACCAGGCGGCCGGCCTTGAGGTCAGGCTCGACGTCCCACATCGAGCGCAGCATGACCCCATGCCCGGCCAGCGCCCAGCCCGCGACGATCTCGCCGTGGTTGGACGACAGGCGCCCGCCGACCTTGACGTTGCGGTCGCCCTCCGGCCCCGTCATGCGCCAGATGCCGAACGGATGGTCGCGCTCCTTGGTCACGAGGCAGTCGTGCTGCGCCAGCGCGTCGAGCGTCTGCGGCATGCCGCGCGCCGCGAGATACGATGGCGCCGCGCACAGCACCCGCCAGTTGCGCGCCAGCCGGCGGGCGATCAGGTGCGGGGCGATGTCGTTGCCGATGCGGATGTCGAGGTCGATGCCCTCGGCCGCAAGGTCGACCAGCTTGTCGAACACATCGAAGCGGATTTCCAGGCCGGGGTACTGCTCGCACAGCGTCGAGATCAGCGGCGCGACACGCCGCCTGCCAAAGCCCACGCTGCTGCCGATCCGCACCAGCCCGCGCGGCGAGCCGCCGCCAGCCGAGACGTCGTCCATCAACTGGCCGATCTCGTCGAGCATGTGGCGCGCCCAGCGGCACACGCGCTCGCCGTTTTCCGTCAGCGACACCTGGCGCGTGCTCCGGTGCAGCAGTTGCGCGCCCATCGCCTGCTCCAGCGCCTTGACGCGCTTGCTGACATAGGCCGGCGAGCTGCCCAGTTCTTCTGCGGCGGCGACGAAGCTGGCGCGCTGGGCAACCAGGCAGAACACCCGCAGGTCTTCCAGTGGCGGCAGATTATTCACGATTCGTGTTTCCTGTATCCACGGTTGCGCGGATGATCCGCGCCGGGTTTCCCGGCATCCTCGATCGCGTCCTGACCACCAGACACGAGCGAGACACCGCCATGACCAAACCATCTCCAGCTTCGTTCCGGATCGCCGCCATCGCCGGCGACGGCATCGGCAACGAAGTTTTGCCCGAAGGGCTGCGCGTCGTCGAAGCCGCCGCGCGCAAGTTCAACCTGCCCATTGAAGTGCGCCACTTCGAATGGGCCAACTGCGACTACTACCTGCGCCACGGCAAGATGATGCCGGACGACTGGAAGCAGCAACTCGACGGCTTCGACGCCATCTACTTCGGCGCCGTGGGCTGGCCCGACAAGGTGCCCGACCACGTCTCGCTGTGGGGCTCGCTGCTCAAGTTCCGCCGCGAGTTCGACCAGTACGTCAACCTGCGTCCGGTGCGCCTGCTGCCTGGCGTGCCCTGCCCGCTGGCCGGCAAGAAGCCTGGCGACATCGACTTCTACGTGGTTCGCGAGAACACCGAGGGCGAGTACAGCCCGGTCGGCGGCCGCATGTACGAGGGCACCGGGCGCGAGATCGTGGTGCAGCAGTCGATCTTCAGCCGCCACGGCACTGACCGTATCCTGAAGTACGCCTTCGAACTGGCGCAATCCCGTCCCCGCAAGAAGCTCACGTCGGCCACCAAGTCCAATGGCATTGCCATCAGCATGCCCTGGTGGGACGAGCGCACCGCCGCGATGGGAGCGCAATTCCCCGAAGTCAAATGGGACAGCCAGCACATCGACATCCTTTGCGCACGCTTCGTGCTGCAGCCGGAGCGCTTCGACGTGGTGGTCGCTTCCAACCTGTTCGGCGACCTCCTTTCCGACCTCGGCCCGGCCTGTACCGGCACCATCGGCCTGGCGGGTTCGGCCAACCTGAACCCGGAGCGCAAGTTCCCTTCGTTGTTCGAGCCGGTGCACGGCTCGGCGCCGGACATCTTCGGCAAGCAGATCGCCAACCCCATCGGCATGATCTGGTCGGGCGCGATGATGCTGGACTTCCTCGGCGGTGAAGCCGGACGCCAGGCGCATGACGCCATCCTCGCCGCGATCGAGACCGTGCTGCACGAAGGTCCGCTGACGCCGGATGCCGGCGGCAAGGCGGGCACCAGCGACGTGGGCAAGGCCATCGCCGAAGCCGTCTGACGCCAGATGCGCGGGCATACGTGACGCGGAATTCGCGCGGCGCGTGTGCTCCGCCTGGCGCGAGAAGCCCCATTCGGCACACACGTAGTTTTTTTCAGCGCGGAGCTTGTGCATCCCCGGAATTTTGCATAGAGTTTGCGTAAACCAATGGTTACTGTAAACCACTGGTTTACACAAAGCAAGAGAAGAACGCGGCCCCAACCGCGCCGGGTAGACAAGTTCCACCACAAAGCACCATGCGCCAAGACGCATCGGAGGAGATCCACTTGAAAACGTCCACGCCCCGCCGCGACGGCTTCCTGACCGTCTGCACGCTCACCGCCGTGCTGGTCACCGTCATCGCCATGGTCCGCTGGCCCGCCGAAGCGGCCGCCACCGCCACCCAGCTCTTCGACTGGTCCACGCGCTCCTTCGGCTCGCTGGTCCAGATCTTCGTCTTCGGCTGCGTCATCGCCTGCCTGGCGCTGGCCTTCAGCAAGTACGGCAACGTGCGCCTCGGCGAAGGCAAGCCCGTGTATTCCACCTTGTCGTGGGTCTTCATGTTCATCTGCGCAGGCATGGGGTCGTCGACCATGTACTGGGGCGTGATGGAGTGGGTCTACTACTACCAGTCGCCCGGACTGAACGTGCCCACCGGCACGCGCGAAGCGCTGGAACACTCCATCAGCTACTCGTTCTTTCACTGGGGCCTGAGCGCCTGGGCGGTGTACGCGCTGCCCTCGCTGGCGATGGCGTACCACTTCCATGTGCGCAAGAACAAGGGGCTGAACCTGGCGTCGATCATCGAGGCCATCACGGGCTTCCGCGCCACCGGGCCGGTGGGCCGCCTGGTGGATCTGATCTTCCTGCTGACGATGTTCGGGGCGCTGACGGTTTCCATCGCGCTGACCGCGTCGACCTTCACGCGCGGCCTGTCCGGCCTGTTCGGCGTGCCCGATACGTTCGTCACGCAGTTGATCGTGATCGTCGGCGTGTCGGTGCTGTTCTCCGCGAGCGCCTACATCGGCATCAACGGCGGCATGCAGCGCCTGAGCCATATGGTCTGCTGGGGCGCGCTGCTGCTGGCCGCGGTCGTGTTTGCCATCGGACCGACCCTGTTCGCCGGCAACAACATCGTCAATGGCCTGGGCCTGATGCTGCAGAACTACGTCCACATGAGCCTGTTCACCGATCCCACCGGCGACGGTGCCTTCAGCCGCGGCTGGACGGTGTTCTACTGGCTGTGGTGGGTGTCGTACTCGCCGGGCGTGGCGATGTTCGTGGCGCGCGTGTCCAAGGGCCGCAAGGTCAAGGAAGTCATCTATGCCCTGCTGCTGGGCGGCAGCGTCGGATGCTGGTTCTTCTTCGGCGCGCTGGAAAGCTACAGCATGCACCGGTTCATCTCGGGGGCCATCGACGTGCCGCGCATCCTGAAGGAGCACGGCGGCGAGACGGCAGTCGAAATGCTGCTGAGCGCGCTGCCGGCCGGCAAGGTGTTCCTGGCCGTGTACCTGGCGATCATGATCGTCTTCCTCGCCGCCCACGTCGACGCAGTGGCCTACGCCGTGGCCGCCACCACCACCCGCAACCTGGAGGAAGGGCAGGACCCGTCGCCGACCAGCCGCGTGTTCTGGTGCGTGATGCTGACGCTGGTGCCGCTGGCGATGCTGTTCGTCAAGGCGTCGCTGGAGACCATGAAGACAGCCGTCGTGCTGACCGCCATCCCGTTCCTGGTCATCCTCGGCATCAAGCTGTTCGGCCTGTTCCGCTGGCTGCTGCAGGACTACGCCGACACGCCGGCACACCTGATCGAGGCGGCCCAGTCCAACCCCCGGC from Cupriavidus taiwanensis includes the following:
- a CDS encoding GntR family transcriptional regulator — its product is MSAQSQSIVQPNGLSLSVQPINAGASLRDQAYAMLRQAIADADIYQSRDEIRLDERVLSEAMGVSRTPIREAMTLLEQEGFLRTVPRRGIYIMRKTKREIVEMIQMWAALESMAARLATENASDAEIAQLRRMFDSFRDSTPAEHIEEYSDANIAFHQAIVKLSKSQIIMDTIRNIFIHVRAIRKMTISQSDRAARSIVDHLRIIEALEKRDTELAERLVRQHSLDLAHYVEKHCDFLD
- a CDS encoding tartrate dehydrogenase — protein: MTKPSPASFRIAAIAGDGIGNEVLPEGLRVVEAAARKFNLPIEVRHFEWANCDYYLRHGKMMPDDWKQQLDGFDAIYFGAVGWPDKVPDHVSLWGSLLKFRREFDQYVNLRPVRLLPGVPCPLAGKKPGDIDFYVVRENTEGEYSPVGGRMYEGTGREIVVQQSIFSRHGTDRILKYAFELAQSRPRKKLTSATKSNGIAISMPWWDERTAAMGAQFPEVKWDSQHIDILCARFVLQPERFDVVVASNLFGDLLSDLGPACTGTIGLAGSANLNPERKFPSLFEPVHGSAPDIFGKQIANPIGMIWSGAMMLDFLGGEAGRQAHDAILAAIETVLHEGPLTPDAGGKAGTSDVGKAIAEAV
- a CDS encoding 2-dehydropantoate 2-reductase encodes the protein MKVCIYGAGAIGGYVGAQLARAGAEVSFVARGPHLAAMQEHGVKLLIDGEERVAKVRCTSDPRELGHQDYVFITLKAHSVPGVVDQMQPLLGPDTAIVTGVNGIPYWYFYKHGGELAGQTLESVDPGGRQWQRLGPERAIGCVVYPAAEIVAPGVIKHVYGKKFPLGEPDGSRSARVTALSEMMMAADLDAPVRDNIRDEIWLKLWGNLCFNPISALTHATLDVITADPATRALSRQMMVEAQGIAERFGVKFRVDVERRIDGAGAVGAHKTSMLQDLEAGRAMEIDPLLTVVQEMGRLVGEPTPMCDAVLGLIKQRDAMAKLAA
- a CDS encoding TerC family protein; this translates as MEATLALLQDPAAWAALATLVAMEIVLGIDNLIFISILTNKLPAEMREKARKIGISLALLLRLGLLATIAFIVTLTQPLFTVLGHGLSWRDLILIAGGGFLVWKATREIHHHVTAAEEGEEGGTAKAVHSFAAAIGQILVLDLVFSIDSIITAVGMTEHVQIMFVAVIAAVMAMLFAATPLANFINRNPTIVMLALAFLMMIGMTLIAEGLGTHVPKGYIYTAMAFSASVEGLNMLARQRRRQRRARREASEVR
- a CDS encoding GntR family transcriptional regulator, which produces MISQEFAGAAESGQAASLPRSERAYQQLRAAIQAGQLSPGTRLREVELAESLGLSRTPVREALSRLESEGLVVNEPNRGMMVTQLDASMVSELYVMREVLEGTAAALAARHATDVEISLLRDIVERDLAIADDPDRLALNNRLFHETLHRCAHNRYLLKTLRSLHESMALLGRTTLAVPGRARSSYEEHISLVEALEQRDPTLAEQIARRHIQQAYKVRLSLWIQEQSGS
- a CDS encoding LysR substrate-binding domain-containing protein, with the protein product MPGFSPLNPRALHSSIETANRPLSLVHEPFGNREKTSPYRCHGQRRGECCRPAKVHLSRDAGTHTPDEPEADFPLLADAVAQGLGIGLLPAYVSRCASYHALQPVLPDFRIQADPQSLYIMTLPSRYPSPATRTLIEFLRERIGLLIRGPQPAVPT
- the yedA gene encoding drug/metabolite exporter YedA, translating into MSPLVLLCLLITYVVWGTTYLAIRFTLESFPPLFMMGTRFLCAGLLLAAWLAWRGTPMPSARQFCHCAVPALFLLVGGMGLTAIAEQTISSGATTVMIGSMPIFALIWGACFGNRPKWYEYVAIAIGSAGILVLTAGAEFQVSTGGVVALLLAVASWSFGSQLARRLDLPPGAAAFAAEMVIGGAVLMVLSMLRQEPWPSSVGAQAGWAWAYLVVAGSLVAFSAYMYLVSTVSQTLAASYVYVNPPVALAMGAWLGGEQIAPQTLGAVVLILAALLVLSLGTLRAARTQAA
- a CDS encoding glucan biosynthesis protein gives rise to the protein MMNRRTLLVSATASAALAALGITPSVLAASRIKLGEAQPFGFDALIERARALAGKPYAPPPAPPAEVLSRIDYDAHGKIRFRTDDALFANGPGQFPVTFFHLGTYFRTPVRMHVIERAKGGTGKAREIVYDDAYFDMPADSPAHKLPAGSGFAGFRFQESRLGDQKTRDWRKNDWVAFLGASYFRAIGELYQYGLSARGIAIDVAEAGKQEEFPAFTHFWFETPEGNSDTVTVYALLDGPSISGAYRFVMQRAKAVIMDVECVLFLRKDVARLGLAPLTSMYWFSESIKGTAVDWRPEVHDSDGLALWNGAGEHIWRPLNNPPQTTASAFSDDNPKGFGLLQRDRLFDHYQDGVNYERRPSLWVEPRDGWGAGSVQLVELRTDDEIHDNIVAMWVPRAPAKAGNTYRLRYRLHWAADQPYPSPLARCVATRLGNGGQPGQPRPKGVRKFMVEFKGAPLEKLPFGVKPEAVLTASRGTFSYVFTEAVPNGVAGHWRAQFDLTTEGAQPVDLRLFLRLNGKPLSETWLYQYHPFQSPAG
- a CDS encoding LysR substrate-binding domain-containing protein — translated: MNNLPPLEDLRVFCLVAQRASFVAAAEELGSSPAYVSKRVKALEQAMGAQLLHRSTRQVSLTENGERVCRWARHMLDEIGQLMDDVSAGGGSPRGLVRIGSSVGFGRRRVAPLISTLCEQYPGLEIRFDVFDKLVDLAAEGIDLDIRIGNDIAPHLIARRLARNWRVLCAAPSYLAARGMPQTLDALAQHDCLVTKERDHPFGIWRMTGPEGDRNVKVGGRLSSNHGEIVAGWALAGHGVMLRSMWDVEPDLKAGRLVQVLPHYRQDADIWAVYPSRLSGSARLRACVEFFMRHLGDATGESST
- a CDS encoding PAS domain-containing protein; this encodes MTENSFAFRLKELLEHKKLTLQAVANALEVSRPAVHKWTRGGEIDYEKLRKLAAFLGVNWIWLRYGEQARQEAETSSAVEIPMTDMRRRYTAEIMESEARMKLAQEGARIVTWEWNLITDDVTYSSNVEAVYGWRIVSNESFWKHVHADDVPMMNAAYEESLQTGHAHEFDFRLYQPDGSIRWISSRATPVRELDGRIVKIVGISMDNTARKLAEQSLRDQQARFQAVFELTSEGIALLDGALRCESVNAALATMVGCDAGALLGEGLAGRFADAGARLRRITPARPKAEFSAELKRGDGSGLAVTVRATLNRSEDGASYYALALRLA